The genomic segment CGGCAGTCCGATGGGCAAGAAAACCATGGATTTCGCCGACAACCCATCGGTGCCGGTCTATCGCCTGGACCTGCCGTACGCCGATTACGCCGAGGGCATCTCGTCGGTCGGTGACGAAGTGGCCATGTTCAAGATCAATGAAGGCAAGCGCAGCGAGAAGACCCTCAAGGCGGGTGACGACCTCGCGGCCGACTCCGGCTTTCACAGCCAGATTCGCGACAACTTCAAGGCGCTGATGGACGGCGAAACCGTCAAGATCCGTCTGGCAGTGGCGGGCAACCTCGACAGCTACCGGTTCAGAATCCGCAAGACCGGCGAAGCCGACTTTGACGGCAAGCCGGCCGTGCAATTCACCATCGAGCTTGATTCGCTGCTGCGGCTGCTGGTCGACGACCTGCAGGTGACCTACGAGCCGGAAGAGCGACGCTTGGTGGAGTACCGCGGTATCTCCAACGTGCACAGCCCAGACACGGGCAAGCCGTTCAATGCCCGCATCGTCTACCCCGATGAGGCCCCCGAAGGCGCACCAGACGACCTGCCGCCGCTCGACGCATCGTGAAGCGGCGTACGGATGTTGCTAGATTGCGGGTCATGAGACCCATCCGACACTTGTGCGCCGCCGCGCTCGTTTTCGTTGCTGGCGGTGCGCACGCCGACTACTGTCGTGAATTCTCGATGGAAGAGCTGGAGGCCATGAACCTCGAAGTGCTGCAGCGCGAGCGCGAGAAAATCACCGACCTGATGCTGGCCGGATTTCTTGACGAAGACGTGACCATTTCGGACGCCGAGCACGCCGGCTGCGAGGCGCAGGGGCGCACCCTCGACCTGCTCATCCTGGCGCACAAAGCCGAGGCCAAGGCCGCGGCCCAAAGCGGAACGCACGAGGATTAGTTGCTGCCGCGTCGATATACTCGCGCGCCCTGCGCTGACGACCGAGACGCTTCGTGCTATCCGCCCCCGAAACCACCGCCCGCCTGCTGGTGACCTGCCCGGACCGCCCCGGCATTGTCTCGGCCGTGACCGGCTTTCTGTTCGAACACAGCGCCAACATCACCGAACTGGATCAGCACGCCACCGATGCCAGCGGCGGCACCTTGTTTCTGCGGCTGGAATTTCAGACCCCCGGACTCGATGTCAGCCACGCCACCTTGACCCGGGCCTTCGGTGAGGTTGTGGGGCGTCGCTTCGACATGGACTGGCGCCTCAGTTTTGCCAACCGCCGTCCGCGCATGGCGATCTTCGTCTCCAAACACGACCACGCGCTGATGGAGTTGTTGTGGCGTTGGCAGCGCGGCGAACTGCGCGCCGACATTCCCATGGTCATCTCCAACCATGATGCGCTGCGCAGTGAAGTCGAGCGCTTTGGTGTGCGCTTTGAGCACGTTGCGTTCAGTCGCGGCAGTCAAGCCGAAGACGAGGCGAACATCCTGTCGCTGCTCGGCGACCGTGCCGATTTTTTGGTGCTGGCGCGCTTCATGCGCATTCTGTCGGGCGACTTCGTCAGTCATTACCCGCACCGCATCATCAACATCCACCACTCGTTTCTGCCCGCCTTTGCCGGCGCCGATCCCTACCAGCAGGCGTACGACAAGGGCGTGAAGTTGATCGGCGCGACGGCGCATTACGTGACCGCCGAGCTGGATCAGGGGCCGATCATCGACCAAGGCGTTGCGCCGGTGTCACACCGCGACGAAGTCGACGACCTGAAGCGTCTGGGTCGTGACCTTGAGCGCCAGGTGCTGGCCCGCGCGGTGCGCTGCCACCTCGAAGACCGCATTCTCATTCACGGCACCAAGACGGTTGTCTTTAACCCCTGAGCCGGCTTAGCGGCACCACACCGGTTTTTCGTAAGGCTGGTTCTTGAGCTGCTGCAGGCGTGCCTGAATGTCGGCACGCACCAGGGTCTTCGGGAAAGCCGCCACGAAAGCGTGCAGCGCGGCTTCGACCGGGGCCTGCTCCTGCGTGCAGGTGCAGGTGCCCTGCGCCATCACGTCTTCGATGTCGCTTAGCCACTGGCCCACGAATTTGCCGTACGCGCCGGGATGCGCCTGCGCAAAGGTCTGCCAGTGCGCGTATTGGTCGATGAGCACCTCGGGCGGGTCAAAACGCACGCACGGCGAGGCCCGGTTGGTGAGGTCCAGATACACCGGCAGCCCCTGGTCGTTATAAGCGTCCTTCAGGCCAGCGAAAAACGCCTGGTCAACCGGCCGGCCGTGCTGCAGCGCCAAGTCATGCATCACCGCCGTGTCGAGCTCGGCATAGACGTCCAGCCCGCGGTGCAGGCGCAAGCCTTCCAGCTGCGCCTGGATGGCCACGGCATCATCGTCGCTGACGCGCTCCAACCAGGCGTAACCGCTGTCGTCGATGCGCATCACCGCCGACTGCACGCTCTCGGCGGCATCGAACAGCGGTTGCATCGACTGCGGGGTTTCACTCACCTGCAGAAAATGCAGCAGGCCGCGATAGCGGTCGATCTCGGGCAGGCTCGGTGGCGCCGCCTGCGCGACCGTCGCCAGTGTCAAGACCAGCGTCAGAAGGGTGCGACGAATCATGCGGGGTCTCCCCAAAGAAGTCGGCCCACCTGCGGTGGACCGATTGTGGTGATGCCAGCCTATTCCCAGGCGAGCTTTTCACGGCTTTCGCAATGCCGGGTCAGCAGGTCCTTGTAGCGGCCCTCGACCTCGTTGCGCTTGACCTTCATGGTCGGCGTCATCAGCCCGTTGTCGATGCTCCAGACGTCGTTCACCACCAGCACCTTGGCGATCTGCTCATGCGCTTCGAGCTTGGCGTTGACCACCTCCATGTCGGCCACCAGCGCGGCACCGGCCTCGCTCTTGCTCATGGCGCGACCGGCGTCGTTGAGTGACACCAGCAGAATCGGCTGCTTGAGCTCGGTACCGACCAGGCAAAGCTGGTCGATCAGCGTGTTGCGCGCCATGGCGCCTTCAATGGGCGCCGGGGCCACGTACTTGCCCTTGAGCGTCTTGAAGATGTCCTTGACCCGGCCGGTGATGAACAGATACCCCTGCTCATCGACCTTGCCGCGGTCGCCGGTGCGCAGCCAGCCGTCGTCGGTGAAGGTTTCGCGGGTTTTTTCATCGTCCTTGTAGTAACCCGCCATCACACCCGGATGCTGGAACTGGATCTCACCGTCGCCCGAGATCCGCATGTTGGCGCCCGGCATCGCCCGGCCGACCGATCCGAGGCGGTTGGCGCCCGGCAGGTTGGCGGTGGCATAGATATTGTTCTCGGTCATGCCGTAGCCCTGCAGCACTTCGATGTCGAGCTTCTTGAACCATTCCATCAATGGCATGGGCACCGGCGCGGCGCCGACAATCAGATAGCGCACGTTTTGCAGGCCGATGCCGGTCTTGATCTTCTTCTTGATCAGGCCGGAGATGATCGGCAGCTTGAGCAGGGTGTCGAGCTTCTTCTGCGGCAGCTTCTTGAGAATGCCGGCCTGGATGCGTCCCAGCACCAGCGGAACGCCGAAGAAGCGTGTCGGCGCGACCTCGGCCAATTGCACGGCAAGCTTTTCGATGTCTTCGAGAAAGTGCACCTCGGCGCCAAAGTAGAGGCTCGACATCTCTACCGCGCCGCGCTCGAAGGCATGCGCCAGCGGCAGATACGAGAAGAACCGTTCCTTGCCCTGCGCCGGCATCACCTTCTGCAGGCCCTCGGCGGCAAAGGTCATGTTGCGACCGTTGATCATCACGCCCTTGGGGTTGCCGGTCGTACCAGAGGTGTACACCAGGGTCACCAGCTCGTCGGGGGCCCGCTCGACCGGCTTTTCCAGCGGCGGGTACTCGGCCAGCAGGTTGTCCCATTGGTACTGACACTCGATCCCGAGCTTGGGATAGGGCATGCCGATCTTGATGATGCCCTTGGGCAGCGCCTCGTCGAAGTCTTTGGGGTCCGGCATCGGGCCGATGAACACTGCCTTGGCCTCACAGTGACCGAGGATGTAACTCACCGCGCTTTGCGCCTGCTTGGGATAAAGCCCGACGCTGATATGCCCGGCCATGGCGATGGCGATGTCGGCTAGAAACCAGTGCGCACAGTTGCGACCCGAAATGGCGATGGCGCTCTTCGGCGGCAGATTCAAGCCCTTCAGTGCGCCGGCCATGCGTCTGACTTGATCGGCGGCCTCGCCCCAGGTGATCGACGACCACTGACCGTCCCGCGGCTGGAACAACCACGGCGAAGTGGGTCGTTCGGCGGCCCATTTCAACAGCATGTCGATGGGTGTGGGTTCTTGGTTCATGCAGCGCTCCCCTTGGATAAGAATCGGGGGCCGGTCTCTGTCACTGCCGGCCATATGAACTTGAGTGTAGCCAATGCCCCGCAGTTGCCAATAATCAACGTTGCGTCGCTGACCGGTTCGTCCGGCCATTGTCATCATTGATCGAGCCCCGTACTTTGGAGGGGGAGCGGCACGCCTTTGAGCGTGTAAGCCTTCAGGTCGTACCCGTGGCACAGCTACTCCTCCCACTCGAATCGCGAGGATGTTCATGTCGACCCCCCACTCTTCAGATCAGCAGATCACGGTTTTGGGTGCCTGCCCGCACGACTGCCCCGACACCTGCTCAATGTTAGTGAACGTTCAGGATGGCCGCGTCACCAGCGTACGCGGCAACCCTGATCACCCGTTCACCCAAGGCCGGTTGTGCGCCAAGACCAACCACTACCAGGAGCGCGTTTACCATCCCGAGCGGGTGTTGCACCCGCTGCGCCGCAGCGGCCCCAAGGGGTCGGGGCAGTTCGAACGCATCAGCTGGGACGACGCACTCGACACCGTCGCATCCAAATGGAAGGCCATCATCGCCGAGCGCGGCCCCGAGGCCATCCTGCCTTACAGCTACCTCGGCACCCAGGGACTGGTCAACGGCCTGACAGTGGGCGATCCGTTCTTCAACAAACTCGGCGCGACGGTTTCGGAGCGCACCTTTTGCGACTCCGGCGCGTCCACCGCGTACATCATGACCGTGGGCCCGACGCCGGGCATGGACCCCGAGAGCCTGCAGCATTCTCGCTTCATCATCCTGTGGGCGTGCAACGTGCTGAGCACCAACGCCCACCTGTGGCCGTTCATCGACCGGGCACGAAAAAGCGGCGCCAAGGTGGTGGTGATCGACCCCGCGCGCACCCAGACCAGCGCGCTGGTCGACCAGCACATCCGCGTGCGTCCCGGTACCGACGGCGCGCTGGCGCTGGCGATGATGAACGTGATCATTGAAGAAGATCGGGTCGATCACGACTACATCGCGCAGTACACCCTGGGCTACGCCGAGCTGGCCGCGCACGTGGCGCAGTACACCCCCGAGTTCGCGGCGCGCGAAACTGGCGTTGACGCCGAGGTGATCCGCACGCTGGCCCGCGAGTACGCCGCCGCAAAGCCGTCAGCGATCCGCATCGGTGTGGCCATCGAACGTTCCGCCGGCGGCGGGCAATTGGTGCGCGCACTGACCTGCTTGCCGGCACTGGTGGGCGCGTGGCGCCAACCCGGCGGCGGCATCCTGCAATTGCCGCTGTGGGCGTTTCCGGTGAACTGGGAGCGGCTGCATCGCGCCGATCTGATCGCGCCCGGCACGCGGGTGCTCAACCAGTGGAAGCTCGGGCAAGCGCTGACGGGCGCCCTCGCGCTTCAGCCGCCGATCCAGGCGTTGTTCATCTACAACAGCAACCCGCTGGTGGTGGCGCCCGACCAGGTGCGCCTCACCCAAGGCCTGTCGCGCGACGACCTGTTCACGGTGGTCAGCGAGCACTTTGTGACCGACACCGCGCGCTACGCCGACCTGATTCTGCCGGCCACCACCCAGGTGGAGCAGGACGACCTGATGTTCTCATGGGGGCATCTTTACCTCACCCTCAACCGGCCGGCGATACCGCCGCAGGGCGAGGCGATCACCAATTCCGAGCTGTTCCGCCGCCTGGCGCAGCGCATGGGATTCGATGACCCGTATTTCCAGCGCAGCGACGCGCAGATCATGAACGAGGCGTTGGACTGGAATAGCCCGGTCATGCAGGGCGTCACCCCGGAGACGCTCGAGGCGCAGGGTTGGGCACGACTGAATTTCCCGGCGTCCGATGTCTACGCGCCCCACGCCGAGGGCAACTTTCCCACCCCATCGGGCAAGGTAGAGCTGCTGGCATCGATGGCGGCGGGCGGCAATTTCGTGCTGCCCACCTTTCGTCAGGGCTACACCGAGGCCCAGGATGGTGGGCCCGTGCCGGCCTTGCCCACCTATCGGCCGCCCAACGAGTCGGGTCACGTCGACGGCAACGGCAGGGGTGGCTACCCGCTGGCGATGATGTCGCCCAAGAGCCACTCGTTTTTGAACTCGACCTATCCCAACCACCGCCGTCAGGCCGCACGCGAGGGCGAGCAAAAGGTGGTGCTGCACCCCGCGGACGCCGAAGCGCGGGGCATAGCCCACAACGATGCGGTACGCGTGTTCAACGACCGCGGCGCGTTCGTCGCGGTGGCCCGCGTCGGCGAGGACACCATTCCGGGCGTGGTCATCGCACCCATGGGCCACTGGGTGGCCACCTCGCGGGCGCAGGCCACGCCGGCGGCGCTCAACCCCACGGCAATGGCCGACCTGGGGGGTGCGCCGACCTTTTCCGACAACCGCGTCGAGGTGAGCCGGGTCTGAGCGGCCCCCGACCCGTCGTCGCCTTCATCTTTTTGATTCATCTGACGAGGAACACGCCGTGACCCATGTCGTGACTGACAACTGCCAGCGGTGCCGCTTCACCGAATGCGTGGCCACCTGCCCGGTGGCGTGCTTTCGTGGCGATGACGAGATGCTCTACATTGACCCGGACACCTGCATCGATTGCGGTGCCTGCGTGCCAGCGTGTCCGGTACAGGCCATACAGGAGGCGTTTGATCTGCCGCCGGATCAGGAACACTGGATCGCCCGCAACGCGCAGCAGGCCGGTCGCTTGCCGGTCGTGCGCCAAACCGGCACGCCGTTGCCCACTGCCGAGGCGCGTCGGGCGGAACTGGGCTTTTAGAGCCTGTTCACAAGTGATGCGCCAATTGTGAGCAGACCCCAGTGCAGCGCTTCCAACCATTCATTCGCCCTGGCGGCGCGCTTGAGCACAGCGCTCCGTTGCTCGGTGTCGCAATCGTGCCCGCTATCGCTCCTTTTCGCGCCTCGATCGGCACCCAATCACACGCGCCATCTCGTAACGCTTTGTTAGAAGCGCTGCACCAGTGCCTGCGCGCTGGACATCCCAGGCGAAGACCTGCCCGGTAGCCACACCGCCACGGCGTTCGTCGGCGGGTACAACGGCCATTCCGCTTGTCGCGACCAGAACTTTGATCTGTCGCAGCCGGCAGTGGCGTGATCGTCCACCAGGCCGGGCGCGTTGGTGACGGCAACGGACTGTATGCCGCCGGATGGATCAAGCGCGGGCTGTCGGGCATCGTCGGCACCAACAGCGCATGTGCCGTCGAAACCTTGACCCAGCTGCTGGCCGACGCGCCGGCATTGGCTTCGCGGCCGGTCGATCCCGGTGGGCTGTTTAACCGCCTGCGCCAGCGCGGTCTGGCCCCAACCGATTACGCCGACTGGCTGGCGATCAAAGCCAAGGAGTCGCGCTGCGGGGCTGCGCAGACGAAGCCGCGCGAGAAGTTGGTGACCATCACCGATCTGCTTTCTACGGTGGTGCGGACTCGTGCGTCGCCTGACGACCAAGCAGCCCGCGAGTCGGCGTCACCTTGACGATCAGCGGTTGCTGACTTTCGGCCTTGTCAGCACCGCCGGGGGACAGCAGACTCCACGGCAAATTGAACGCTGGGTCACTTTCATGAAACGCCTCGCTGTCGGCCTGCTGGTGCTGGTTGTAGCCTACCTGTTGTTCTGGCCGGTACCGATTGATCCGCAGTCGTGGTCGCCGCCGGTGGCACCGGCCACCGATGAAGGGCCATTTGCCGTCAACCAGCGCCTGCAATCGGTCGAGGTGCTGGCGGCCGACGCCGGGGTGGGGCCAGAAGGGCTGGCCTTCGATGCCGATGGCGCGCTCTACACAGGCTTCGTCGATGGTCGCGTGGTCACGCTGGATGCGGCCAGTGGCCGGGTCACCGAACTGGCGAACACGGGGGGCCGACCGCTGGGCATGGTGATGACCGAGGCCGGACTGGTGGTGGCCGACGCCATCAATGGCCTGCTGCGCATCGATGCCGATGGCGAGGTGGCCACCCTCAGCACCGAGTCGGATGCGCGGCCGTTCCGCTTTGTCGACGATGTCGACGTTGCACCGGACGGGCGGATCTACTTCTCAGACGCCTCGCACCGCTTCGGCATGGACGAGCTGATGCACGACTTCTTCGAGCACGCCGGCACCGGCCGCCTGTTGCGCCATGACCCCGTCACCGGCACCACCGAAACGTTGGTTGACGGACTGTATTTCGCCAATGGCATCGCCGTGGGGCCAGACGGGGACTACGTGCTGGTGACCGAAACCGGGCGCTATCAGGTGACCCGCTACTGGCTTAAAGGGCCGCAGGCCGGCACCACCGACGTGTTCATCGACAACCTGCCTGGCTTTCCTGACAACATCAGCTATGACGATGAGGGTCGCTTCTGGCTGGCGCTCTATGCGCCGCGTGACCCGCTGCTGGACCGCATTCTGCCGCAGCCCTGGGTGCGCAAAATCCTCTTCCGCCTCCCGCAGTGGATGCACCCGGAACCCAAGCCCTATGCGGCCATCGTGGCGCTCGACACCGACGGACAGGTGGTTGCCAACGCGCAGGCCAGCGGCAGCGACATCTTTGGACCCATTACTAGCGTCAAGCGCCGGGGCGACACGCTGTATATGGGCAGCCTGTCGTACCCCGGTGTGGCGCGAGTGCCGCTGAGCGCGGTCATGTTGGCCGAATAAAGCTCAGGCTCAATCGTTGTAGAACTGCTGCTGCCAGCGCACCTGAATGGCCGTGTCGTGCCCCTCGGGGGTCACCTCGACGTCAAGGGTCAGGTACTCACTGTTGAGCGTTTCGAAGCGCGCCAGCACGTAGTGCACATCGCCCTCGCGCTTCGGCTTCAGGTCCAGCGTCTGGCGGTGACCCAGCAGGCTGGTGACATGGCCGGTGGCCGTGGCGGCAATCGGCGTCGGCAACCCTTCACCGGTATCGCGCTGGGCATTGATCACCAACAGCGCTTGATTACGGCTGCGGGTGACGTCAAAGCGCCTTGCAACCTCGGGCGTCAGCAGGGTGGTGCGGATCGCCGTGTAGTGAATGATGATGTCGCCCTCGCGCACCACCTGCTCGGCGTGACCGGGCATCGCGACCAGACTCAGGACGGCAATGATGACTGCGGCAAGGCTGTGTTTGATCATGGCGCGCGGGGTTTGGCGTCGGCCTCGAGCAGGTACAGCGCAATCTCGCCGAACAGGTTGGGTGCCAGGTTGATCGAGTGCCCCTGACGGTGGCTGCGGTCCAGCAAATGGCGGTCGCGGATGGCCCAGCCGCGCTCGCGGCACAGCACCTCGAAGTCGTTGACCGTGCACAGGTGGATGTTGGGCGTGTCGAACCAGCGGTCGGGCAAGGTCGGCGTCAGCGGCATGCGGCCGGCAAACATCGCGGTGCGCACCCGCCAGTGGCCAAAGTTGGGAAAGGTGACGATGGCCTGACGCCCGACCCGCAGCATGTCGGCCACTGCTTCATCGGGCCGCGTCAGTGCCTGCAGCGCATGCGACATGATCACCACGTCGAAGCTGTGGTCGGCAAAGTCGCGCAGGCCATCGTTGATGTCGGACTCGATGACATTGAGTCCGCGACGGATGCAGGCGGTGATGTGCGGCTCGTCGATGTCGAGGCCGTAGCCGGTGACATTGCGCTCGGCCACCAGATACGACAGCAGTTCACCGTCGCCGCAGCCGAGGTCGAGGACCCGGGCGCCGCGCGGAATCCAGCGGCTGATCAGCGCGAAATCCGGACGCAAGACCGACTTGGTCATGGCCGCGCCCTCGCCATGAAGCCGCCCAGCACGTCGTGGTAGTGCGGAATCGGCATCAGAAAATCGTCGTGGCCCAGGCTCGAATCGATGACGGCGTACGACACGTCCTTGCGCGCATCCAGCAGTGCGCGAACCAGCTCGCGCGAGCGTTCGGGGGCGAAGCGCCAGTCCGACGTAAAGGCCACCACCAGACAGCGCGCCTGCACATGCTGAAACGCGCGGGTCAGCGAGCCGCCGTAATCGCGTGCCGGGTCGAAGTAGTCCAGCGCCTTGGTCATCAGCAGATAGGTGTTGGCGTCAAAGCGCTCAACGAAGCGCTGGCCCTGATAGCGCAGGTAGCTTTCAACCTCGAACTCCACATCGAAGTTGAACCCCGGTTTGGGCGCCTTCAGCTCATTTCCGAATTTGGCGCGCATCGCCTCGTCCGACAAATAAGTGATGTGACCGAGCATGCGCGCCAGTTTCAGCCCGGTGGACGGGATGGTGTTGTGCGCGTAAAAGCGGCCGCCATGAAACGCCGGGTCGGTGAGAATCGCTTGGCGGGCAATCTCGTTGAAGGCGATGTTCTGCGCCGACAACCGCGGCGCGCTGGCAATGATCACTGCGTTGCGGACGCGCTCAGGAAAGTCGATGGCCCACTGCGTCACCTGCATGCCACCCAGCGAGCCGCCGACCACCGCTGCCCAGGCGCCAATGCCCAACCGGTCGGCGAGCATCGCCTGCGAGCGCACCCAGTCCGACACCGTCAGCAGCGGGAAGTCGGGGCCGTAGAGCTCGCCTGTGGCGGGATTGGGCGTGTTGGGGCCGGTCGAGCCGCGGCAGCCACCCAGATTATTCAGACACACGACATAGAAATGATCGGTATCGATGGGCTTGCCAGGGCCGATGGCCGAGTCCCACCAGCCGGGCTTGCGGTCATCGGTGGCCGACA from the Polycyclovorans algicola TG408 genome contains:
- a CDS encoding DUF4426 domain-containing protein, with the translated sequence MIKHSLAAVIIAVLSLVAMPGHAEQVVREGDIIIHYTAIRTTLLTPEVARRFDVTRSRNQALLVINAQRDTGEGLPTPIAATATGHVTSLLGHRQTLDLKPKREGDVHYVLARFETLNSEYLTLDVEVTPEGHDTAIQVRWQQQFYND
- a CDS encoding indolepyruvate ferredoxin oxidoreductase subunit alpha; amino-acid sequence: MTHVVTDNCQRCRFTECVATCPVACFRGDDEMLYIDPDTCIDCGACVPACPVQAIQEAFDLPPDQEHWIARNAQQAGRLPVVRQTGTPLPTAEARRAELGF
- the metX gene encoding homoserine O-succinyltransferase MetX; the encoded protein is MSATLSAPGSVGVVAPEKLAFESPLQLESGKTLPRFDLMVETYGALNADASNAVLICHALSGDHHAAGVSATDDRKPGWWDSAIGPGKPIDTDHFYVVCLNNLGGCRGSTGPNTPNPATGELYGPDFPLLTVSDWVRSQAMLADRLGIGAWAAVVGGSLGGMQVTQWAIDFPERVRNAVIIASAPRLSAQNIAFNEIARQAILTDPAFHGGRFYAHNTIPSTGLKLARMLGHITYLSDEAMRAKFGNELKAPKPGFNFDVEFEVESYLRYQGQRFVERFDANTYLLMTKALDYFDPARDYGGSLTRAFQHVQARCLVVAFTSDWRFAPERSRELVRALLDARKDVSYAVIDSSLGHDDFLMPIPHYHDVLGGFMARARP
- a CDS encoding SMP-30/gluconolactonase/LRE family protein — translated: MKRLAVGLLVLVVAYLLFWPVPIDPQSWSPPVAPATDEGPFAVNQRLQSVEVLAADAGVGPEGLAFDADGALYTGFVDGRVVTLDAASGRVTELANTGGRPLGMVMTEAGLVVADAINGLLRIDADGEVATLSTESDARPFRFVDDVDVAPDGRIYFSDASHRFGMDELMHDFFEHAGTGRLLRHDPVTGTTETLVDGLYFANGIAVGPDGDYVLVTETGRYQVTRYWLKGPQAGTTDVFIDNLPGFPDNISYDDEGRFWLALYAPRDPLLDRILPQPWVRKILFRLPQWMHPEPKPYAAIVALDTDGQVVANAQASGSDIFGPITSVKRRGDTLYMGSLSYPGVARVPLSAVMLAE
- a CDS encoding AMP-binding protein, which codes for MNQEPTPIDMLLKWAAERPTSPWLFQPRDGQWSSITWGEAADQVRRMAGALKGLNLPPKSAIAISGRNCAHWFLADIAIAMAGHISVGLYPKQAQSAVSYILGHCEAKAVFIGPMPDPKDFDEALPKGIIKIGMPYPKLGIECQYQWDNLLAEYPPLEKPVERAPDELVTLVYTSGTTGNPKGVMINGRNMTFAAEGLQKVMPAQGKERFFSYLPLAHAFERGAVEMSSLYFGAEVHFLEDIEKLAVQLAEVAPTRFFGVPLVLGRIQAGILKKLPQKKLDTLLKLPIISGLIKKKIKTGIGLQNVRYLIVGAAPVPMPLMEWFKKLDIEVLQGYGMTENNIYATANLPGANRLGSVGRAMPGANMRISGDGEIQFQHPGVMAGYYKDDEKTRETFTDDGWLRTGDRGKVDEQGYLFITGRVKDIFKTLKGKYVAPAPIEGAMARNTLIDQLCLVGTELKQPILLVSLNDAGRAMSKSEAGAALVADMEVVNAKLEAHEQIAKVLVVNDVWSIDNGLMTPTMKVKRNEVEGRYKDLLTRHCESREKLAWE
- the purU gene encoding formyltetrahydrofolate deformylase gives rise to the protein MLSAPETTARLLVTCPDRPGIVSAVTGFLFEHSANITELDQHATDASGGTLFLRLEFQTPGLDVSHATLTRAFGEVVGRRFDMDWRLSFANRRPRMAIFVSKHDHALMELLWRWQRGELRADIPMVISNHDALRSEVERFGVRFEHVAFSRGSQAEDEANILSLLGDRADFLVLARFMRILSGDFVSHYPHRIINIHHSFLPAFAGADPYQQAYDKGVKLIGATAHYVTAELDQGPIIDQGVAPVSHRDEVDDLKRLGRDLERQVLARAVRCHLEDRILIHGTKTVVFNP
- the metW gene encoding methionine biosynthesis protein MetW, which codes for MTKSVLRPDFALISRWIPRGARVLDLGCGDGELLSYLVAERNVTGYGLDIDEPHITACIRRGLNVIESDINDGLRDFADHSFDVVIMSHALQALTRPDEAVADMLRVGRQAIVTFPNFGHWRVRTAMFAGRMPLTPTLPDRWFDTPNIHLCTVNDFEVLCRERGWAIRDRHLLDRSHRQGHSINLAPNLFGEIALYLLEADAKPRAP
- a CDS encoding molybdopterin-containing oxidoreductase family protein, coding for MSTPHSSDQQITVLGACPHDCPDTCSMLVNVQDGRVTSVRGNPDHPFTQGRLCAKTNHYQERVYHPERVLHPLRRSGPKGSGQFERISWDDALDTVASKWKAIIAERGPEAILPYSYLGTQGLVNGLTVGDPFFNKLGATVSERTFCDSGASTAYIMTVGPTPGMDPESLQHSRFIILWACNVLSTNAHLWPFIDRARKSGAKVVVIDPARTQTSALVDQHIRVRPGTDGALALAMMNVIIEEDRVDHDYIAQYTLGYAELAAHVAQYTPEFAARETGVDAEVIRTLAREYAAAKPSAIRIGVAIERSAGGGQLVRALTCLPALVGAWRQPGGGILQLPLWAFPVNWERLHRADLIAPGTRVLNQWKLGQALTGALALQPPIQALFIYNSNPLVVAPDQVRLTQGLSRDDLFTVVSEHFVTDTARYADLILPATTQVEQDDLMFSWGHLYLTLNRPAIPPQGEAITNSELFRRLAQRMGFDDPYFQRSDAQIMNEALDWNSPVMQGVTPETLEAQGWARLNFPASDVYAPHAEGNFPTPSGKVELLASMAAGGNFVLPTFRQGYTEAQDGGPVPALPTYRPPNESGHVDGNGRGGYPLAMMSPKSHSFLNSTYPNHRRQAAREGEQKVVLHPADAEARGIAHNDAVRVFNDRGAFVAVARVGEDTIPGVVIAPMGHWVATSRAQATPAALNPTAMADLGGAPTFSDNRVEVSRV